In the genome of Pseudomonas sp. B33.4, the window GAAAATATCCCCCTGAATCCGCTCGTAATCGGCCCACGCCGTGGTGCGGGTAAAGCAGTAGATCTCCAGCGGAATGCCCTGCGCGGTAGTCTGCATCTGGCGGACCATGCAGGTCATGTTCGGCTGAATCTCCGGATGGCTCTTCAGATACGCCAGTGCATAGGCGCGGAAAGTGCCGATATTGGTCATGCGCCGACGGTTGGCCGACATCGCCGCGACATTGCCCTGTGCCTCGTTCCACGCTTTGAGTTCGGCTTTTTTGCGGCTCATGTAGTCGGTGAGCAGGTGCACCTGCGAGAGCTTTTCTTCTTCGTCGTCACGGATGAAACGCACGCCGCTGGCGTCGATGAACAGGCTGCGCTTGATCCGTCGCCCGCCCGATTGCTGCATGCCGCGCCAGTTCTTGAACGACTCGGACATCAGCCGCCAGGTCGGGATGGAAACGATGGTCTTATCGAAGTTCTGCACCTTGACCGTGTGCAGGGTGATGTCGACCACATCGCCGTCGGCGCCGACTTGCGGCATCTCGATCCAGTCGCCCACGCGCAACATGTCGTTGCTGGTCAACTGCACGCTGGCAACGAACGACAGCAGCGTGTCCTTGTAGACCAACAGAATCACCGCCGACATCGCACCCAGACCGGACAGCAGCAACAGCGGCGAGCGGTCGATCAATGTGGCGACGATGATAATCGCACCGAACACGTACAAAACCATTTTCGCCAGTTGTACGTAGCCTTTGATCGAGCGTGTGCGGGCGTGCTCGGTTCGGGCGTAGATGTCGAGCAGGGCATTGAGCAGAGCGCTGACCGAGAGCAGCAGGAAAAGAATGGTGAACGACAACGCCACATTGCCGAGGAAGGTCATCGCGGTTTTGCTCAGTTCCGGCACCAGATGCAGGCCGAACTGGATCACCAGCGATGGCGTCATCTGCGCCAGACGCTGGAACACCTTGTTGTGACGAAAGTCATTGATCCAGTGCAGCGCCGGTTGGCGCCCGAGCATGCGGCTGGCATGCAGGATCAGGTAACGCGCCACTCGTCCGAGCACCAGCGCGATCACCAGCAGCAGCGTCAGGGCAAGGCCCGCCTGCAAAAGCGGATGCTGTTCGAGGGTGCCCCAGAGGTCCTGGGCGTTGAGCCAGAGCTGTTTGAAATCCATATGAGCAACGATTCTTCTGTGAGACGCGATGGGTGATTAGAGCATTTAAGCCGCCGTGTATTACCGTTGGAGACAAATCGAGCAACAAAAAAGCCACTGATTGCGTCCGTTTGTATAAAGAAACTCGGCCTGAGCGCTCGAAACCGGTAACCTATGCAGCTGTTTTTTTGCATATCTTCGAGGTAGCACCCGTGTTTTCCCAATTCGCCCTGCACGAACGCCTGCTTAAAGCTGTGGCCGAGCTGAAATTTGTCGAGCCAACGCCTGTGCAAGCCGCGGCCATTCCGCTGGCGCTCCAAGGGCGTGATCTGCGGGTGACGGCGCAAACCGGTAGCGGCAAAACCGCCGCTTTCGTTCTGCCGATCCTCAATCGCCTGATCGGCCCGGCCAAGGTCCGCGTCAGCATCAAGACGCTGATCCTGCTGCCGACCCGTGAACTGGCCCAGCAGACGTTGAAGGAAGTTGAGCGCTTTTCGCAGTTCACTTTCATCAAGTCCGGCCTGATCACCGGCGGTGAAGACTTCAAGGTCCAGGCCGCAATGCTGCGCAAAGTGCCGGACATCCTCATCGGCACCCCGGGCCGGATGATCGAGCAACTCAACGCCGGCAACCTCGACCTCAAAGAAGTCGAAGTGCTGGTGCTCGACGAAGCTGACCGCATGCTCGACATGGGCTTTGCCGAAGACGTCCAGCGTCTGGTTGACGAATGCCCGAATCGTCAGCAGACCATGCTGTTCTCCGCTACCACCGGCGGTTCCGGTCTGCGCGACATGATCGCCAAGGTGCTGAACAACCCTGAGCACTTGCAGCTCAACGCGGTCAGCCAGCTGAACTCGACAACCCGTCAGCAAATCATCACCGCCGACCACAATCAGCACAAAGAGCAGATTGTGAACTGGCTGCTGGCCAACGAGACCTATCAGAAGGCCATCGTCTTCACCAACACCCGCGCCATGGCCGACCGCATCTACGGCCGCCTCGTGGCTCAGGAATACAAGGCGTTCGTGCTGCACGGCGAGAAAGACCAGAAGGATCGCAAACTGGCGATCGACCGTCTGAAGCAGGGCGGCGTGAAGATTCTGGTCGCTACCGACGTCGCGGCCCGTGGTCTGGACGTTGATGGTCTGGATCTGGTGATCAACTTCGACATGCCACGCAGCGGCGACGAATACGTGCACCGCATCGGCCGTACTGGCCGCGCCGGTAACGACGGTCTGGCGATCTCGCTGATCTGCCACGGCGACTGGAACCTGATGTCGAGCATCGAGCGCTACCTGAAGCAAAGCTTCGAGCGCCGCACCATCAAGGAAGTCAAAGGCACCTACGGCGGGCCGAAAAAGGTCAAGGCTTCGGGCAAAGCCGTCGGCGTGAAGAAGAAAAAGACTGACGCCAAGGGCGACAAGAAGAAAACTGCCGCCAAGACGCCGACCAAGCGCAAGAGCGCCAACCGTCCGAAGCCGGACTCGTTGGTGAGCAGCGATGGCATGGCGCCGCTGAAACGCCGCAAGCCAGCAGAGCCTGCGGCAGAGTAAGGCGTTTCAGGCATGCATAAAAAAACCCGGACAGTGTCCGGGTTTTTTTTCGTCCATCAGTTGCCGAGTTGGCCACTGGTGTCGGCGTCAAAGCGCCGCTTGGCTTGATCCGCTGCCGGTTTCAGTGCGGCGAGCAGTGTTGCTTCGCTGTACAACCGCGTGGTCGCCAGTTCTTTCGGTGTCGGCTCGATCGGGATCAGCACGTCTTCACCGTCGGCATGCAGCCAGATCGCGACAACGTGCAGGGCCGAGACAAACAGCACGCGCAACTCAACGGTCTTGCCCTGAAGTTGCGGTGCTTGTTCTGCCAGTTTCAGCGCACCCACCGTAGCAGCGGCATGATCGCCGTGGTTCAACGAGGCAAACTCGACATGCCCGCGCACTTCGGCCAATTGCGCACCGGCAATCGTCACGCCGTCGGCAAA includes:
- a CDS encoding DEAD/DEAH box helicase → MFSQFALHERLLKAVAELKFVEPTPVQAAAIPLALQGRDLRVTAQTGSGKTAAFVLPILNRLIGPAKVRVSIKTLILLPTRELAQQTLKEVERFSQFTFIKSGLITGGEDFKVQAAMLRKVPDILIGTPGRMIEQLNAGNLDLKEVEVLVLDEADRMLDMGFAEDVQRLVDECPNRQQTMLFSATTGGSGLRDMIAKVLNNPEHLQLNAVSQLNSTTRQQIITADHNQHKEQIVNWLLANETYQKAIVFTNTRAMADRIYGRLVAQEYKAFVLHGEKDQKDRKLAIDRLKQGGVKILVATDVAARGLDVDGLDLVINFDMPRSGDEYVHRIGRTGRAGNDGLAISLICHGDWNLMSSIERYLKQSFERRTIKEVKGTYGGPKKVKASGKAVGVKKKKTDAKGDKKKTAAKTPTKRKSANRPKPDSLVSSDGMAPLKRRKPAEPAAE
- a CDS encoding mechanosensitive ion channel family protein; its protein translation is MDFKQLWLNAQDLWGTLEQHPLLQAGLALTLLLVIALVLGRVARYLILHASRMLGRQPALHWINDFRHNKVFQRLAQMTPSLVIQFGLHLVPELSKTAMTFLGNVALSFTILFLLLSVSALLNALLDIYARTEHARTRSIKGYVQLAKMVLYVFGAIIIVATLIDRSPLLLLSGLGAMSAVILLVYKDTLLSFVASVQLTSNDMLRVGDWIEMPQVGADGDVVDITLHTVKVQNFDKTIVSIPTWRLMSESFKNWRGMQQSGGRRIKRSLFIDASGVRFIRDDEEEKLSQVHLLTDYMSRKKAELKAWNEAQGNVAAMSANRRRMTNIGTFRAYALAYLKSHPEIQPNMTCMVRQMQTTAQGIPLEIYCFTRTTAWADYERIQGDIFDYLLAVLPEFGLSLYQQPSGGDLRSGLLPAVLGAASIPEPQKHLM